A DNA window from Haloactinospora alba contains the following coding sequences:
- a CDS encoding thioesterase II family protein — translation MPEQQPHAEDTAGQGETLPALVPLDPSAAATGSGEARRHLVCFPHAGAMPATYLTWFRGMDDRTALWGALRNSVSPTAPPAERWEPAVRGAAGAIARLPGTVLLYGHSMGAVLAYETAAELLARGEAVEHLVVSGREAPHAAREREGGWPTDPVSLVHAVDAAYGGIPPEITESRELAQVFGADLQEDLALHDAYTPRAAQPLPVRLTALVGEHDPAADPAAVREWQRHTSREFTCVTLPGGHMPPAEGRQRIVELLRGDHP, via the coding sequence TTGCCCGAACAACAACCTCACGCTGAGGACACCGCCGGACAGGGGGAGACGCTCCCCGCCCTCGTCCCGCTCGATCCCTCCGCGGCAGCCACCGGTTCGGGGGAGGCCCGACGCCACCTGGTCTGCTTCCCGCATGCCGGTGCCATGCCGGCCACCTATCTCACGTGGTTCCGGGGAATGGACGACCGAACGGCGCTGTGGGGCGCGCTCCGGAACAGCGTCTCTCCCACGGCGCCCCCCGCCGAACGCTGGGAACCCGCGGTGCGCGGTGCCGCCGGCGCCATCGCCCGGCTGCCGGGAACGGTGCTGCTGTACGGCCACAGCATGGGAGCCGTGCTGGCCTACGAGACCGCCGCGGAGCTGCTCGCCCGGGGAGAGGCGGTCGAGCACCTGGTCGTGAGCGGGCGGGAGGCCCCCCACGCGGCACGGGAACGCGAAGGAGGATGGCCCACGGACCCCGTCTCCCTCGTGCACGCCGTTGACGCCGCCTACGGGGGGATCCCCCCGGAGATCACGGAGAGCAGGGAGCTGGCGCAGGTCTTCGGTGCGGACCTGCAGGAGGACCTCGCCCTGCACGACGCCTACACGCCACGCGCCGCGCAGCCGCTCCCGGTGCGCCTGACCGCCCTCGTCGGCGAGCACGACCCCGCTGCTGACCCCGCCGCGGTCCGGGAATGGCAGCGCCACACCTCCCGGGAGTTCACCTGCGTAACGCTGCCGGGAGGCCACATGCCGCCGGCCGAGGGCAGGCAACGCATCGTGGAGCTGCTCCGTGGCGACCATCCGTAA
- a CDS encoding acyl carrier protein, whose translation MEDTHVHSSHVETWIVTRVAEVLSTSRDRIAEDTPLAESGLSSVQATELTAEIEDRFGISVSPTFIYDHVTPTAIAEEIVARTTTSR comes from the coding sequence ATGGAAGACACGCATGTTCACAGCTCACACGTCGAAACATGGATCGTCACCCGGGTCGCGGAGGTACTGAGCACCTCCCGTGACCGGATCGCGGAGGACACGCCCCTGGCCGAGAGCGGTCTCTCCTCGGTGCAGGCCACGGAGCTCACCGCCGAGATCGAGGACCGCTTCGGGATCAGCGTCAGCCCCACGTTCATCTACGACCACGTGACCCCCACAGCGATCGCGGAGGAGATCGTTGCCCGAACAACAACCTCACGCTGA